In one Arachis duranensis cultivar V14167 chromosome 9, aradu.V14167.gnm2.J7QH, whole genome shotgun sequence genomic region, the following are encoded:
- the LOC107464993 gene encoding uncharacterized protein LOC107464993, with amino-acid sequence MSNKSETQNPHIIDTDQEDDLIVLAYEDVSEGIQACTRSLSERIFSDRIFSVGTMEGTLYAIWNKPEGFRVVEKSRNQFQFFFENDSDVTRIERGSPWLFNSFVIHVRRWKQSINMEDNHISSFPVWAQLWGLPEQYKTLEV; translated from the coding sequence ATGAGCAACAAATCAGAGACACAGAACCCTCATATAATTGATACTGATCAGGAGGATGACTTGATCGTTTTAGCTTATGAAGATGTTTCCGAAGGAATTCAAGCCTGTACACGGAGCCTGTCTGAAAGAATTTTCTCAGATCGGATCTTTTCCGTAGGTACCATGGAAGGAACTCTGTATGCAATATGGAATAAACCAGAAGGATTCAGAGTAGTCGAAAAATCCAGGAACcagtttcaatttttctttgagaatGACTCTGATGTGACTCGAATTGAGAGAGGTTCACCTTGGTTATTCAATAGTTTTGTTATTCATGTTCGCAGATGGAAGCAATCAATAAACATGGAGGATAATCACATCTCTTCTTTTCCTGTATGGGCACAACTTTGGGGATTGCCTGAACAATACAAAACACTTGAGGTTTGA
- the LOC107465020 gene encoding uncharacterized protein LOC107465020 translates to MGIAIMEKKQHSHSTFLFLLVFLSITRVQSHVSAVGDPGMKRDGLRVGFEGWNFCNEVGQEAPLMGSPRAADCFDLSDSGKLIHKVTEADNKLGVGQPFDGVRPQDINNTDIYAAKKELYLGSLCEVKDTPNPWQFWMIMLKNGNYDTKSGLCPQNGKKVPPFDSPGRFPCFGKGCMNQPILCHQQTQIKEGTMSGGFSGSYDLGFDCDDDGYDGLSYYEVIWEKKVSVGSWVFKHKLKTSKKYPWLMLYLRADATKGFSGGYHYDTRGMLKILPESPNFKVRLTLDIKLGGGAKSQFYLLDIGSCWKNNGAPCDGDVLSDVTRYSEMIINPETPAWCSPTGQRNCPPYHITPEDRKIYRNDTDNFPYSAYHYYCAPGNAKHLEHEVDTCDPYSNPQAQEIVQLLPHPIWGQYGYPTKKGDGWVGDARTWELDVGALSSRLYFYQDPGTPPAKRKWTSLDSGTEIFVSDSDEVAEWTLSDFDVIITPPTIDDEDKLQLY, encoded by the exons ATGGGAATCGCAATCATGGAAAAGAAGCAGCATTCCCATTCTACGTTTCTGTTTCTTCTTGTGTTTCTCTCCATAACAAGAGTTCAGAGCCATGTCTCAGCTGTGGGAGACCCAGGAATGAAGAGAGATGGTTTGAGAGTGGGATTTGAAGGTTGGAACTTCTGCAATGAAGTTGGACAAGAAGCACCTCTCATGGGTAGTCCTAGAGCTGCTGATTGCTTTGATCTTTCAG ATTCTGGGAAACTGATACACAAGGTTACAGAAGCTGATAACAAACTTGGGGTTGGGCAACCATTTGATGGTGTTAGGCCACAAGATATCAACAACACTGACATTTATGCAGCTAAGAAGGAGCTCTATCTAGGTTCTTTATGTGAGGTTAAGGACACACCAAATCCATGGCAATTTTGGATGATAATGCTCAAGAATGGAAACTATGACACCAAGTCTGGCCTGTGTCCTCAAAATGGTAAGAAGGTACCGCCTTTCGATAGCCCCGGCCGGTTCCCCTGCTTTGGCAAAGGGTGCATGAACCAACCAATCTTGTGCCATCAACAGACACAGATCAAAGAGGGCACAATGAGTGGAGGGTTCAGTGGTTCTTATGATTTGGGTTTTGATTGTGATGATGATGGATATGATGGTCTTTCTTACTATGAAGTGATTTGGGAGAAGAAGGTCAGTGTTGGGAGTTGGGTGTTCAAACATAAGCTCAAGACTTCAAAGAAGTACCCTTGGTTGATGCTTTACCTTAGAGCTGATGCAACAAAAGGATTTTCTGGTGGTTACCATTATGATACAAGAGGAATGCTCAAAATT CTTCCGGAGTCACCAAATTTCAAAGTGAGGTTAACCTTAGACATCAAGCTTGGTGGAGGAGCCAAGAGCCAATTCTACCTCCTTGACATTGGAAGTTGCTGGAAGAATAATGGTGCACCTTGTGATGGTGATGTACTCAGTGATGTAACTAGATACAGTGAGATGATCATCAACCCTGAAACCCCAGCATGGTGCAGCCCAACAGGGCAAAGAAATTGCCCACCATATCATATAACAccagaagatagaaaaatttaCAGGAATGACACTGATAATTTCCCTTACTCTGCTTACCACTATTATTGTGCACCAGGGAATGCTAAACATTTGGAGCATGAAGTGGATACTTGTGACCCATATAGTAATCCTCAGGCACAAGAGATAGTTCAGTTGCTACCTCACCCTATTTGGGGTCAGTATGGGTATCCTACTAAAAAGGGTGATGGTTGGGTTGGAGATGCAAGGACATGGGAGCTTGATGTTGGTGCCTTGTCTAGTAGGCTTTACTTCTATCAG GATCCAGGCACTCCTCCAGCTAAAAGAAAATGGACATCACTTGATAGTGGTACTGAGATATTTGTTAGTGACAGCGATGAAGTTGCTGAGTGGACTCTAAGTGACTTTGACGTCATTATAACACCACCAACCATCGACGATGAGGATAAGCTCCAGCTATATTAG
- the LOC107464994 gene encoding uncharacterized protein LOC107464994 has protein sequence MVMLVVHLLQEPLTELTVASKRLLRSQTLIKEKWNLSSSSGAGGSGSKDATPVHLQRRQARSTATGCGVGDRIGFPYLTRFTGFRQSLSALLSLSPSRSKVAKLTAASTATHGGGGNTWRRASEESFVVLVHHRGSIKRKTRSGVKFTDKDPLCIVVSPSTSYDDLVRSVLMKLGQEGAKRVKKFYYRIPVTVLQDTVKYDCFTISCDEDLQVMYLCRRQFPEVRTPELLAKLVDVVSSSGGSNWNTTTLATAAGSSSRLALGSSSVPVYQPVVQPVASPSFAVDLNGSVGDEVGSRENLPDALLGVALVGVGDGLLGDAEEDDVEPDMIDDDSGDDIGASEPALAIGGSSSGTQQYPPHFSSLDLDAMRQEGVSGHSVGFGARDAKGTAGLTEFQTYSIRRGVQYKVVESDYRPYVGKCSEFGNGCTWLIRLSLRQRKGIWEVKRYNGPHTCLATSISSDHRSLDYHVISAFIMPMVRADASVSIKVLLNATAAHFGFRPTYRRVWMAMQKAVALIYGDWDESYNELPRWVLGVQLTMPGTVAVLRTSPVRVGGQVDESQAYFHRLFWTFPPCIEVFRHCKPLVSIDGTHLYGKYGGMLLIAIAQDGNSNILPVAFALVEGENAESWAFFLSHLRQHVTPQLGLLVISDRHNGIKAALEAPDGGWLPPSAYRAFCIRHVVANFALTFKGKDAQRLLVNAAYAKTEVEFDY, from the exons ATGGTGATGCTGGTGGTGCATTTACTGCAGGAACCCCTGACAGAACTGACAGTAGCTTCAAAGAGGCTGCTGAGATCGCAAACCCTAATAAAAGAGAAGTGGAATTTGAGTAGTAGTAGTGGCGCTGGTGGCTCTGGCAGCAAGGACGCGACACCGGTTCACCTCCAGCGACGGCAAGCTCGATCGACGGCAACTGGGTGCGGCGTCGGTGACAGAATCGGCTTCCCTTATCTCACGCGCTTCACTGGCTTCCGTCAATCTCTGTCAGCGTTGCTCTCCCTTTCTCCTTCAAGGTCGAAGGTAGCGAAACTAACGGCGGCGTCTACGGCAACGCATGGCGGCGGCGGAAACACATGGCGCCG tgctagtgaggagagttttgtTGTTTTGGTTCACCACAGAGGATCCATTAAGAGGAAAACTCGTTCCGGTGTGAAATTCACAGATAAGGATCCTCTCTGTATTGTCGTGAGTCCTTCGACGAGCTATGATGACCTAGTTAGATCTGTGCTGATGAAACTTGGTCAGGAAGGTGCGAAGCGGGTTAAGAAGTTTTACTATCGCATTCCAGTAACGGTCCTCCAGGATACCGTGAAGTATGATTGTTTCACAATCAGTTGTGACGAGGACTTGCAAGTAATGTATCTTTGTCGGCGGCAGTTTCCGGAGGTGAGGACACCAGAGTTGTTGGCAAAGCTGGTTGATGTGGTATCCAGCTCAGGGGGTTCGAACTGGAATACCACCACTTTAGCCACGGCAGCCGGTTCTAGTTCTCGGCTTGCCCTTGGTTCTTCCTCCGTCCCTGTGTACCAGCCAGTGGTCCAACCTGTCGCCTCCCCGTCTTTTGCTGTTGATCTCAACGGCAGCGTAGGCGACGAGGTTGGTTCAAGGGAGAATCTGCCTGACGCTTTACTGGGCGTTGCACTGGTTGGCGTTGGAGACGGATTGTTGGGTGATGCAGAGGAGGATGACGTCGAGCCGGATATGATTGACGATGACAGCGGCGATGATATTGGAGCGAGTGAGCCTGCATTGGCGATAGGTGGTTCTAGCTCTGGCACACAGCAGTATCCACCTCATTTTTCGTCTTTGGACTTGGATGCCATGAGACAGGAGGGGGTTTCTGGGCACTCTGTTGGATTTGGAGCTAGAGATGCGAAAGGGACTGCTGGCCTGACAGAGTTCCAG ACTTACAGCATCCGGCGAGGGGTACAGTACAAGGTAGTCGAGTCTGATTATCGCCCGTATGTGGGCAAGTGTTCTGAGTTTgggaatgggtgcacatggttgattcgACTGAGTCTCCGGCAGCGCAAGGGCATTTGGGAGGTCAAACGATACAATGGACCTCATACTTGTCTTGCCACCTCCATCTCGAGTGACCACAGAAGTTTGGATTACCATGTCATATCTGCGTTCATTATGCCAATGGTTAGGGCGGATGCATCCGTCAGCATCAAGGTGCTCCTGAATGCCACGGCAGCACACTTTGGGTTTAGGCCGACTTACAGGAGGGTCTGGATGGCGATGCAGAAGGCTGTTGCCCTCATCTACGGTGACTGGGATGAGTCATACAACGAGCTGCCTAGGTGGGTGTTAGGAGTCCAGTTGACGATGCCTGGTACTGTTGCAGTCCTAAGGACTAGCCCCGTTCGAGTTGGAGGACAGGTAGACGAGTCTCAAGCTTATTTTCACAGACTTTTCTGGACGTTTCCACCGTGCATCGAGGTATTCCGTCATTGCAAGCCGCTAGTCAGCATTGACGGCACCCATCTGTATGGCAAGTACGGGGGAATGTTGCTCATCGCAATTGCACAAGACGGGAACTCCAACATTCTACCTGTTGCATTCGCACTAGTAGAGGGTGAGAATGCTGAGTCTTGGGCATTCTTTCTCTCCCACCTTCGTCAGCACGTGACACCGCAGCTGGGTCTGCTAGTTATATCGGACAGGCATAACGGCATCAAGGCTGCGCTTGAGGCTCCTGACGGAGGTTGGTTACCTCCATCTGCATACCGTGCATTCTGCATTCGACACGTAGTTGCCAACTTTGCCCTTACCTTCAAGGGCAAAGACGCACAGAGGCTTCTTGTGAATGCGGCGTATGCCAAGACCGAGGTTGAGTTTGATTACTAG